AGGTGTGTCCCAAGACTACGCGCACGCTTTGCTCTGGTACCACAAAGCCGCTGCCCAAGGAAATGCGGCGGGGCAATCCAATCTTGGCGAGATGTACGACAACGGCGAAGGTGTTTCACAGGACTCAGCACAGGCTGCTGGCTGGTATCAAAAAGCAGCCGAGCAGGGGTTTGCGTTCGCCCAATCTAAACTCGCTCATCTGTACGAAGATGGTCGCGGTATACAGAAAAACGAAGTTCAGGCCGAGGCTTGGTATCGCGAGGCGGCTGGGCAGGGTGATGCTGATGCTCAGGGACAACTTGGCATGATGTATCAGATTGGTCTTCCTATAGCAGAGGACTATTCGCAGGCGGCCCCAAAGGATTATAAGCAGGCGGTCTACTGGTATCGAAAGGCCGCAGAACAGGGCGATGCGGTAGGAGAGTTTTCACTTGGGAACATGTACGAGGAAGGAAGCGGCATCGCTAAGGATTACACCCAAGCGGCTCTATGGTACCAAAAGGCTGCGGATCAAGACTATCCAGCCGCCCAGTGGTATCTCGGAAGGCTTTATGAGGATGGTGCCGGTGTCCCTCAGGATTATAGCGAAGCATACTTCTGGTTAAGCCTTGCAAGCGCAAACGTCAGTAGTTCCGATGGAGCCAAGTTTCTCTCCGACAGAATGCTAGAAGATCGCGACCGCGTTGCCTCTAAGCTCACAAAGTCAGTGCTACTGGAAACACAAGCGAGGGTACGGAGATGGTCTAAATCTCATCATGGATTAAATTCGCAGCAATAAATTCCGGGTTATCAGAACGGTCGAAACCAATGGAGCTTGTAAAACGGATCGGTATTGGATTGCTATGGCTTTGCATCATGGTGTGCGTGACTCCCGCATATGCCAGTCGCTCAAAACTTCGAATTACATCTCACACCAAAACGTACAGTGCAGAGCATTACTCGTCTGAAAGTTGTCCCTACTACGGGGGTGCCCGCCATACGACTTCGCACGGCGGCAGGTATCCCGGCGCGACGAATTCCCATCATCGAAATGGCCATTACCAGAACTGGCGGAGCGGCAATCGGTATGGGGTTCACAAATTTTACTGACGTACTAAGGCCGTTTGCGTCGTAGACGAGTACAACGTTGTACTGTGGTCAACGCCAATAATCTGCATAAAGTTATCAGCAAACCCTTGGTGACGCCCTCACCAATCGCGTTTTGAGTCCACAACTGAAGTGCACGGATCATCGTCAGCAGGAGAAACTTTACCTCGGCATCGGCGCGCCGATGCAAGTCTAATGTGTTGGACTGATGGTGCCAACCAGCGCTCGTGAAAAGTATCCGAGAGTGTCCGCCAATTCATTTGCGACTGTTGCTGAGTCCCTATTCGCGATTATTAGACTGAGGGTTGAGGGAGCACAGCCCGGCGGCGTTCACGATTGGGCAATGCCGCGTTTCTCCATTGAAGTAGACATTTTGTCTTAAACGCACACCGCGAACATCGCGCTTCAACTAGATTGAAGCGATAATTGTGTAAGCACTTCAATCAGTGAAGAGAGTATTACCTATACAGGTACCTTGTTCTGGCATCTTGCTTCTCTCTCTTCAGAGCGGAGTTGCTTTTGAAGTTCGATTTCAGCCCTCTGCTGCTGAAACGTGTTCGCGGCTATTGCTTGAAATTCAGGATCATCAAGGGTGAAGTAGTATTGATTTACGCGTCGAAGAGGGCTTACAGCTCGATTTCGGATAACCTGTAAAAATCTCATTTGCTCAAAATGTTGCAAGGCTGCGGCTATTGTTGCCTGACTGCCAACGCCGGAATGCTGCATTAGGCCACGGTAGGAGATTTCTGCGAGCCCTGTATCGCAGCTCATAAACTCAGACAAAACAGGCAGGATAGACCTTTCTGCATTAGAGAGCGTAGACCAGAGGCCGCTTCTTACAAGCATCCCGACAACACTGTCGGTATCACTGGCGCGATAGCATGGGGACCATGATTCGCGTTTCTTAATGTGAGCCCCTTTCGGAAGTGATGGAACAGGGAATCTGTCTGTGATCCACGCAATTGCCTCTCGCAGCTTGCAGTCCCGAACGAGCATCACCAGGTCAATGTTCGACCATGTGCGAGGATCGCAGATAAAGCACCGCCCTGTATTTTGCTTTTTCCGAAATGCCATCGACGGATCGGCATCACCGTTGCGATGGTTCTCCGTCCGCCAACAGCGAGCGCGGTAGCCATTCACCGTGAGCCCTAACTCTCGGGCTACCGCAATAATAGAAACGTTTTCACGGATGTACTGTAGGTCGGGTATTGAGGAATTGTTCACTGCGCCCCCACGATAGGAAGAACCACCTCATCTGAGCTGGCTCCATTCAATCCATTGAGGATGTGGGGATGCTTGCCGACGCTGCAACCATTCTGGAGATGTGAGCAGCCGTTGGTGGTAGGAGTGTGAAGAGCGATCAATTTCCAGCGTCTTGCGGCGTACTGTGGTGCCGTTAGAAGTATGGGAGAGTCCACACCTTCTTGCTTGCCCGTGTCCAAGGCAAATGGTAGTGTGTGCATAGCAAAGTTCCCTGTAAAGTGCCCGGCGGCTACAACCGCCGGGTTTTCGTTTTTGCGAAATCTGTCCGTCAGTGTTGTGCGGGACGGACTCTGATTTCATCTAGCGATGAAGGCATACAGGTAGCGCTCGTAGATCATCAATGCGCCCGTGCAGTCTCTTCCGTTATTTGCTCAAATTACGGCGTACCATGGGCGACTTTCCGCCATCATTCATCGCCTTAAGCAACTCAGATTCGCGGATCATCGTCCGTGACCCCACCTTAGTTCGCATCAGTTTTCCTGAGCTTAACCATGCCTGAATTGTGTATTCGCTCAGACCACCAAGAAACTCCGCAGAACCCTTCACCGAATGCAATTTGTCTACGCTCATATAATGCCTCCCAAATAAATGTTGACTCCTGCAAGCCTATGCGGCAAGATGTTTTTAGTAAATAATTCATCTCACTACATTTTCCGTCTTGCGATTGGATCGCGATGAGCAAACAAAAACAAAGCGTGATTGTCCCGTTATGGGCACGAAGCATCGAGGTAGAGAAGCACGGAGGCTCACTCTTGATTAGGGGTTCTGGGCACCTCTCCAATCCCATCGAAACCAGAGATGTCGAGAACACGCGCATTTCATCTTTGGACCTTCTGCAAAAATTTCGGCGTTATGAAGTAAACCAGCTCAATAAAAAGTCACCGCCTGCCGAAGGTTCTGGCATATATCAGTTCGCCGATGCCGTTGATGATGAAAAATTGATTCAGTTCTGCCAGAAATTTGGTCCTGTATGGGGTAAAGTTCGCTCTCTAAATCGTGAAGACGACGGCACCTATACACTGACCGTTGTCCAGAGCATGAAGCAACTGAGACACGAGCAGAAAAAGTTTGCAGCCGCCACGAAATTGCTCCAACAGCTCGACCGAAATGGCAAAGCTGACAGGTTGGAAATGATGAAGGCCATGCACGACCTGCTAGACATTGATCCTAGTGTGTTAGGCACAGTGTATTTCTCAACCGAGATCATCCCTCTCGGAAAATCAAACCGAGAGAAGATTGCCGATTTCGTTCCATACGCGCAAATTGCTCTTTGTGGGGTATTGAATGATTTTCCACTTAAGCTGTTTCCTGTCCGTGGAGGTGCGATATACCTCCCCGATGTGCGAAGTGAGGGTATCCGCAATGCCATCTATTATCAATTCCATCTTGACTATCGCGCGGAGCGAGAGATAGGAACCTGCCTTCACTGTGGGCATCACTTTCCGGTTTACAGACGTGGCACAAGAGGTTGCAGCGAGAGTTGCCGGAGAGCGCTTCGCAATCGGAATTACTGGACCGAAAAAGGGGAAAGCATCAATCGCAGCAGACGTGAGAGCCGCAAATCGGAGGATCAATGAGCATCTTTAAGCGTGGAGGGGTGTATTGGTTTGAATTTGTATTCGAGGGGAAGCGCGTTCGTGTGAGCACGAAGCAGCGCAACAAGGATAAAGCGAGGACTCTGGAGGCAACCCATCGATCCAATCTCGCCAGCGGCAGATTCGGCCTTGCCGAGAGGAAGAAGATTCCCTCTTTCAAGACGGCACTGGCAGATTTCCTGAGTTGGTCAGAGCGGGAGCATCGGGCACACCCTGCCACCTATCGACGCTACGTTACCAGCAGTGTCGCGCTATTACGCCATTTCAAAGATGCGTCACTCGACAAGATCACACCCGATGAAGTGGAGCGTTTCAAGAGTGCGCGCCTAAGTCAGTACGGGACCGTCAGAGGTAAAGACAAACGCACGACAACCAATAAAAGGATTCAACCTGCCACGGTCAACCGTGAGTTGGCTTGCCTTCGTGCGATGTTCAATCACGCAATCAAGTCAGATGTGCCGTTGCGAAACCCTATTGGGAAGACAGCAGCAAAGGCTCTGCGGGAAGACAACGAACAAACCCGCGTTCTGACATATGACGAGCAGGAGAAGTATCTAGCAAGGGCAACTCCCATGCTGCGGGATGTGGCCACACTGATGCTTGAAACAGGAGCGCGACCCGAAGAGGTCTATAGGATTGAGCCGAAGAATGTCCATCTAGAAGAGAATTATTGGTTCAACCCCCACGGGAAGACAAAAGCGGCGAAGCGCCGTATCAAGCTCACGGTAACGGCCAAGGGTATATTGGCCAAGCGTATGGAGGATGCGGCGCGCCGTGCCAACGCTGATGCCACTGCTTCCAACAGCCAGGCGGACGGTAAGACTGAAGTGGATCGCGGAGAATTTCTATTTCCTTGCGAAACGGATGCGACGCGCCCTGTGCCCAAGGTCAACAATGCTCATGATCGCGCGGTGAGAGATAGCAAGGTTACGCCCTTCCGCCTCTATGATTGTCGTCATACGTGGGCTACTCGCGCAGTGGAGGCTGGGATCGACCTTGTGACGTTGGCAGCTATGTTGGGTCATGCAAAGATCAACATGGTTCTCCGATATGCTCATCCGACACAAGAGCATCAGACGAAGGCAATGGACAAGATGGAGTTGTTCGTTAGCCGGCAGAAGATTGCCCACGCCGAGCGCATGGCACCGCAAACATCATTTGCTCTTCAGTAGAAGCAGAGCAGCGTGTCGAAGCACCGAAAAGTCCTGCTCTCCCCACAATTTCCACCACAGTACAAAAGCCCTCCGATTTGGAGGGCTTCTAACTTGCTGAATCTTTGGAGGCGCGGGTCGGGATCGAACCGACGCATAAAGGTTTTGCAGACCTCTCCCTTACCACTTGGGTACCGCGCCTCGAGGATGGGCTATCTTATTATCGCAGCCCGCTGAATTGTAGGTGAAGTGTACCGCAGACAGGGCTTTTTTGGAGCGGGAGACCGGGGTCGAACCGGCGACATCTTCCTTGGCAAGGAAGCACTCTACCACTGAGCTACTCCCGCTCTCACAGGTTCAAGTATAACGGCGGAAGCCACCTACGGTCAACGCGCCAGCCACTTCGCCAGAGGAAAAGAAAGGCAGAAGAGAAAGTGAGACGTTTTTAGACAAAAGGCTGAGGTGGACTAGTAGGAAACGTTTTGCATCTGAATGGGTGACGGGAGCGAATGGGTGGTTACCTATGGGATCAATCAGATGGCGATAACACCGGAGGATCAGCGACAGATGCGGCAATGGCAAGCCGTTCTGGATTCGTCGGGAGAGGGCATCTGGGGCTTGGATCGGGAAGGAAGGTGCACGTTCGTCAATCGCCTGGCAGCGAAGCTCATGGGGTTCGATAGTGAGGAGTTACTGGGGGAAGACCTTCATGAGTTAGTGCATCGCCATCGTGCAGGCGGGAAGCATCCTTCCGCAGAAGAGTGTCCAATTTACAGCGTATTTCAGCAAAATCTACCGTTGAGCAATCTCTCCGACACCATCTTCCGCAAAGATGGAAGCTCCTTCCTCGTGGAGATGTCGGCACATCCTGTCTCGATTGAAGGAGAAGTGCTTGGGGTTGTCGTTACATTTCGCGATGCAACCCACATGCTGCAGCAACAAGACGATCTACGTAAGGTCAATGCGCAGGCAGAGCAGCGGACAGCGGAACTCAACGCAGTGATTGAGAGCCTTCCCCATGGCATTTACATCGCCACTCCAGACGGAGCGGTACGAACGAATCGATGGGCACGGACAATGAATGGGGATCGCTTCCCTGCCGAGTTGAAGACATTGCAGGGCGCATTAGCGGGTGAGGCTTCCACCGAGACAGTGCGGGTACCGGGGCACTGGATTCGAAGCGTGGCTACTCCTGTCTTGCAGGGCGGCAAAATCACAGGCGGCGTGGCGATCAATACTGACGTGACCCAGGCACGTCTGCAGGATGAAGCACTGCGCAAGTCCGAGAAGCTCGCGGCGGTAGGGCAACTCGCCTCGTCGATCGCACACGAGATCAACAACCCACTTGAGTCGATTACCAACCTGCTGTACCTGGTGCAGAAGTCAGACTCGATCGAAGAGATGAAGGAGTATGCGCAGATCGCTCAGGAAGAGCTGGCCCGTGTCACAGAGATCACCTTGCAGACGCTTCGTTTTCATCGACAGCAAAGCAAACCGACCCGCGTGGATTTAGCCGACCTGCTGCGCACCATGATGACCCTCTACACCGGGAGGCTCCTGGTGAGACGCCTTACCCTGGAGGTAAAGCTGGCAGATTCGCCGCCGGTGCTCTGCCTGGAAGGTGAGATTCGGCAGGTCTTCAATAATCTGGTGCGTAACGCGCTGGATGCAATGAGCGAAGGTGGACGGCTCCTGGTGCGGCTCCATCGGCAGACAAATTGGCTGACCGGTCAAAGCGGAGTGCGCTTAACAGTCGCCGATACAGGAGAAGGAATCAGTCCCGAGATAATGCAGCATCTCTTTGAGCCGTTTCAGACCACGAAGGAGATGATGGGCACTGGGCTGGGGCTATGGGTGAGCAAAGGCATCGTCGAAAAACATAACGGGCATATCCGAACAAAGTCGCGGCGCGGCAAAGGTCATGGCACCGTATTTACCGTATGGTTACCGCTCGATGGCAGCCCTAATCTGGCTGCTGAGGAAGATTCAGCGCGATGCGCGGACCAGCAATGATATTGGAGCGCCTGCGGACAACGCGCGGCGTTATCAGAAGGACCAAATCGCTGGAATCGGTTTCGGCAACCTTATCCGAGGTAGTGCTCTGAAAACCCGGCAGTTCGCCAAGCCCGGGAAGGCCGCTGACGGCAGAGGACTCCGTTTTACTCAATGAGCTGACAAACAAGGCAGCTTTTCCATCGTCGACAGTAATGTCAGAGGAAAACTGACGGCTCGCGAGGACAGGGATATTGTTCAAGGCCGTACCCGCCAGTGCTTCAATCTTGAGCTCGATATGCATTCTGACGGTGCCCGACTTCTGCACGGTAGGCGTGGCCTTCAGAGTCAGGCCCAGATCTTCATACTGAATCTGCGGAATCGTCACACCGGCTGAGCTTCCGGTTAGCTGCGAGAGCAGGCTGGATGCGCTGACACCATTGACCGTCACTCCGGCGAGCGAGGCCGTGCTTGCCGTTGCACCAGTGGTATAGGTCGACGTTGTGATGGGATAGCGGGTTCCGACGCGGAAATCCGCAGTCTGACCGTCGCCAACGCGAACCTGTATATCATCCAGCGCACGACTGTCGCTGGAATTCAGTGCGAGATTCAGCTTCGGAAAGACGTCGGCGGTAACACCTGCCTGGGTAAGTCCGCCTCCGAATGCTCCGATCGTCGAAGTGAGCAGTGAGCTTTGCACCAAGCCGGAGCCGATGAGGGCCAGTGCAATCTCCACATTGCTTGCTCCTGCCGGAACCAAGCCCTCCGCGATGGCCTGGTTGACCAGCGTCTGGTTCTGGCTGACGATATTGGACGCTTCTCCGGCAACACTGTAGAGACCTAGCTGCTGGGGTAGTTGAAGCCCGATATTGCGCTGGCGCGTCTTGTCGATAGCATAGAATTTGACCTCAATCATGATCTGGCTGCCGCCGTCGATCAGATCGGCCAAGGTCAGATTTACCGCCTTCAAGGTATCTTCCGGAGCCCGGAGCACAAGATCTCCAAGCCCCTTTTCCACGGTCAACTGTTTTATTTCAAATACGTTGCGTAAGACGTTCCCCAGGTCGTTGATCTCCGTCGCGGTCATACCGGGAATGCTGATAGTCTCCTGCAACTGGCGCTCCAGGCGTTCCCTGTTCTCCGGAGTATCTTTGGCAACCATGACGCTTTTGGCGTCCAGAGGAACAGCAAAGAGGCCGCACATCTCAAAGAGAACCCGGACGGCCTGTTCATAAGGCACCGATTCAAGATTGAAGCGGATCTGCTGGTGGGGGAGCGAGTCGTCGAAGACCGCACGAATCCCATAGCTTGTCATCACCTGCTGCAGGACGGCCTCGCTATCGGCTTGCAGATGGAAGCTCTTCACTCCCGGCTCAGGCATGAGCGTAATCGGACCCGCGATAGAGGCTGGCTGCTTGATCCAGGGCTCTACCTCGGGATGGAACGTGACTGGAAGAGCGCCTGGAGCCTTATGCTGCGTAACGATACGGTTCTGCGGATCGAGCAACCGGGCCTCAGTCAGCAACGTCTCTGCTTTTGTCTCCTGCCCGAGAAGATGAGCTTTCGCCGCCCCTTGTACCAACTCCGTAACTCGATGCTCGCGGGCAAGCGTAGCCGCCACAGCATAGTCATTATTGTCAGGATTGAGTGTTGCCGCCTTCTCGAACTGCGCCAGAGCAGCGGTAAGATCATTGCGTTCAAGCAGGCGCGCGCCTGCAAGATAGGCGTCTTCGGCCCGGCGAACCTGATTCTTAGTCGGCGCGGTGTGCGTGGGAGAGGGCGCTGGCGCAGCGGGCGGCTTTTGCGCCAAAGCTGTAAGCGAGAGCCCCAGCAGTGCACAGGCCGTTGTGCCACGTGTCATTGCTGTAAGCCGTGACTGAAGAGGGGAGATCATCTACTACTGGTTAGACGGGAACAACGGCTATCGGGCGCTGGCGATGCTCTGGACGCGGAGACGCTCGCTGCTGGGCGGACGACGCATTCCGTTGCGGATCGCAGCCGTGTCAAGGTCGAGCTCGGCCAGGGTGCGGCTGAGCGTATTGCGGTGCATGCCAAGCTCTTCAGCGGCCTTGCACTGGTTGCCCTTGTGATGCGCGAGGACTTCGAGG
This region of Edaphobacter dinghuensis genomic DNA includes:
- a CDS encoding helix-turn-helix domain-containing protein, which encodes MKREMDGLITQMHSAGIPYAEAIRQFKKRYILEVLAHHKGNQCKAAEELGMHRNTLSRTLAELDLDTAAIRNGMRRPPSSERLRVQSIASAR
- a CDS encoding ATP-binding protein: MVTYGINQMAITPEDQRQMRQWQAVLDSSGEGIWGLDREGRCTFVNRLAAKLMGFDSEELLGEDLHELVHRHRAGGKHPSAEECPIYSVFQQNLPLSNLSDTIFRKDGSSFLVEMSAHPVSIEGEVLGVVVTFRDATHMLQQQDDLRKVNAQAEQRTAELNAVIESLPHGIYIATPDGAVRTNRWARTMNGDRFPAELKTLQGALAGEASTETVRVPGHWIRSVATPVLQGGKITGGVAINTDVTQARLQDEALRKSEKLAAVGQLASSIAHEINNPLESITNLLYLVQKSDSIEEMKEYAQIAQEELARVTEITLQTLRFHRQQSKPTRVDLADLLRTMMTLYTGRLLVRRLTLEVKLADSPPVLCLEGEIRQVFNNLVRNALDAMSEGGRLLVRLHRQTNWLTGQSGVRLTVADTGEGISPEIMQHLFEPFQTTKEMMGTGLGLWVSKGIVEKHNGHIRTKSRRGKGHGTVFTVWLPLDGSPNLAAEEDSARCADQQ
- a CDS encoding helix-turn-helix domain-containing protein, whose amino-acid sequence is MSVDKLHSVKGSAEFLGGLSEYTIQAWLSSGKLMRTKVGSRTMIRESELLKAMNDGGKSPMVRRNLSK
- a CDS encoding tetratricopeptide repeat protein, which codes for MWPDAKLRAQSLHLWASLGLLWCVAGVWAQSTHATGTQSIITLKKQAASGDANAQFKLGSAYSTGGGVTQDYIQAAAWYRKAAEHGNAFAQVNLGSLYENGQGVSQDYAHALLWYHKAAAQGNAAGQSNLGEMYDNGEGVSQDSAQAAGWYQKAAEQGFAFAQSKLAHLYEDGRGIQKNEVQAEAWYREAAGQGDADAQGQLGMMYQIGLPIAEDYSQAAPKDYKQAVYWYRKAAEQGDAVGEFSLGNMYEEGSGIAKDYTQAALWYQKAADQDYPAAQWYLGRLYEDGAGVPQDYSEAYFWLSLASANVSSSDGAKFLSDRMLEDRDRVASKLTKSVLLETQARVRRWSKSHHGLNSQQ
- a CDS encoding tyrosine-type recombinase/integrase, coding for MSTKQRNKDKARTLEATHRSNLASGRFGLAERKKIPSFKTALADFLSWSEREHRAHPATYRRYVTSSVALLRHFKDASLDKITPDEVERFKSARLSQYGTVRGKDKRTTTNKRIQPATVNRELACLRAMFNHAIKSDVPLRNPIGKTAAKALREDNEQTRVLTYDEQEKYLARATPMLRDVATLMLETGARPEEVYRIEPKNVHLEENYWFNPHGKTKAAKRRIKLTVTAKGILAKRMEDAARRANADATASNSQADGKTEVDRGEFLFPCETDATRPVPKVNNAHDRAVRDSKVTPFRLYDCRHTWATRAVEAGIDLVTLAAMLGHAKINMVLRYAHPTQEHQTKAMDKMELFVSRQKIAHAERMAPQTSFALQ